The following are encoded together in the Pectobacterium punjabense genome:
- a CDS encoding D-amino-acid transaminase gives MQRLVYVDGQYLEENEAKISVFDRGFLFADAVYEVTAVIDGKLVDFPDHITRLQRSCRELSLTLPVTAEALKDIHDELIGKNDLQEGAIYLQLSRGNAGDRDFYFPSADVKSTLVLFTQARSLVGNPKATTGLHIVTTEDIRWHRRDIKTVSLLAASLAKEYAHANKADDAFFVEEGFITEGSSCNCYIVLHDNTVVTRPLSNDILHGITRQSLLKLAEKDGITLEERCFTPEEAYHAKEIFVSSATMLVLPVVMLDGKTIGDGKPGQITQRLRDIYLDMIKQQGK, from the coding sequence ATGCAACGTCTTGTTTACGTTGATGGACAGTATTTAGAAGAGAATGAAGCAAAAATTTCCGTATTTGACCGTGGCTTCCTGTTTGCCGACGCTGTCTATGAAGTGACGGCGGTAATCGATGGCAAGCTGGTTGATTTTCCCGATCACATCACCCGCCTGCAACGCTCCTGCCGCGAATTATCGCTTACGCTGCCCGTCACCGCTGAGGCACTCAAAGATATTCACGACGAACTGATCGGTAAAAACGATCTGCAAGAAGGTGCGATCTACTTACAGCTTAGCCGCGGCAATGCTGGCGATCGTGATTTCTATTTCCCTTCCGCGGACGTCAAATCCACGCTGGTTTTATTCACTCAAGCTCGTTCGCTGGTCGGTAATCCTAAAGCAACAACGGGACTGCACATTGTCACCACCGAAGATATCCGCTGGCACCGTCGGGATATCAAAACCGTCAGCCTGCTCGCTGCCAGCCTGGCGAAAGAGTATGCCCACGCGAATAAGGCCGATGACGCCTTCTTTGTCGAAGAGGGTTTCATCACCGAAGGCAGCTCTTGCAACTGCTATATCGTCCTGCATGACAACACAGTAGTAACCCGACCGCTTAGCAACGATATTCTGCACGGCATCACACGTCAGTCGCTGCTCAAACTGGCGGAAAAAGATGGCATTACGCTAGAAGAACGTTGTTTTACACCAGAAGAGGCCTATCACGCCAAAGAGATTTTTGTCAGTTCAGCCACCATGCTCGTCCTCCCTGTCGTCATGCTGGATGGAAAAACGATCGGCGACGGCAAACCGGGTCAAATTACTCAACGGCTGCGTGACATCTATCTCGATATGATTAAACAGCAGGGAAAATAG
- a CDS encoding DUF3772 domain-containing protein: protein MNILSSAFLRICLLTMLVLPAGYAAAANAGSDPDPQPAQTEAPVKINVDAELIKLQKQLDSIKQQVSGTNNDSKFGALNDTTQELVNSANELSNAVAPLRAQIQAQLDVLGPAPESGSSLNETSEVTRKRNSLNAQKAKMDAQIEQIQALRASAANLSAQIVTLRRSALKTQLALNSGSILGGRFWAPLIVPQAEDVRRLSTFQDQLSDAFTVAWEPDWRYGSAFLILIAMAMSSAGRRYLEKYLAWAGIHWLPEGRLRRSFLATASVISTVVTIGIAVNLIDFTFTRHGEATERVVSFLDALVRQAIFCSMIAGLGRAFLSNQRPSWRLPAIANPVAKAMKPFPVVAAGIILIFGFIEQVTATVGTSVAATIMVNGLSALFLAFTAGTITLKSDQIRRQMVHSGEQPEARSTLSGIIHLAVLATSFSILVSLAIGYISLARFLAFELVWIGMVFSCLYLFSTFITDICESLFSPNNASGKRMKNSLNLDDRHLAQATLLLSAGGKVFLILMAAVALLNGTFGTTTPLELVQKAVEIWGGKGLETLSIVPAHLVNAVLFLVVGVYVLRSSKRWLEDEFLPKTTLERGIRASLVTLFSNIGYILIILLTLATLGIQWNKLAWIVSALSVGIGFGLQEIVKNFISGLILLTERPVKVGDSVSISGVEGDIRRINVRATEIQLGDRSTVIVPNSQFISQNVRNITMGNPFGVATLALTFPLDIDPEEVRTLLLDAYINHDAILESPAPSVKFSQLNPTGMVLSVTGYVSSPRMVSEAKSDLLFEIIKRLRASNIPLAVPQKMVLENSGLALPDSISGEDK from the coding sequence ATGAACATTCTTTCATCCGCATTTTTACGCATTTGTCTATTGACGATGTTAGTGCTGCCCGCTGGATATGCCGCGGCGGCGAATGCGGGTTCTGATCCAGACCCACAGCCCGCTCAGACTGAGGCTCCAGTAAAAATTAATGTTGATGCTGAGTTGATCAAGCTGCAAAAACAGTTAGACAGCATCAAACAGCAGGTTTCAGGTACTAATAACGACAGCAAATTTGGTGCGTTGAATGACACGACACAGGAATTGGTGAATAGCGCCAACGAGCTTTCTAATGCGGTTGCGCCGCTACGTGCTCAAATTCAGGCTCAGTTGGATGTTTTAGGGCCCGCGCCAGAGTCTGGTTCCAGTCTTAATGAAACCAGTGAAGTGACGCGTAAGCGCAACAGTCTGAATGCGCAAAAAGCAAAAATGGATGCGCAGATCGAACAAATTCAGGCTTTACGCGCCAGTGCAGCTAATCTGTCGGCGCAAATTGTGACTCTACGACGTAGCGCGCTGAAAACACAGTTGGCATTGAACTCCGGCAGTATTCTGGGCGGGCGTTTCTGGGCACCGCTTATAGTGCCGCAGGCCGAGGATGTTCGCCGCCTGAGTACTTTTCAAGATCAATTAAGCGATGCTTTTACGGTGGCTTGGGAACCGGACTGGCGTTACGGTTCTGCTTTCCTGATTCTGATTGCAATGGCGATGAGTTCGGCAGGGCGGCGGTATCTGGAAAAGTATCTGGCCTGGGCGGGAATCCACTGGTTACCTGAAGGACGCTTGCGCCGGAGCTTTTTAGCGACAGCATCGGTTATTTCAACCGTAGTCACGATCGGTATTGCGGTGAATTTGATTGATTTTACGTTCACGCGTCATGGCGAGGCGACAGAACGCGTCGTGTCGTTCCTTGATGCGCTGGTGAGACAGGCCATCTTCTGTTCGATGATTGCTGGGCTGGGGCGAGCATTCCTGTCAAATCAACGCCCTTCATGGCGTTTACCCGCGATTGCTAATCCAGTCGCCAAGGCCATGAAGCCGTTCCCTGTTGTTGCCGCCGGTATTATTCTGATATTCGGCTTTATTGAACAAGTGACGGCGACGGTAGGGACATCGGTAGCGGCAACCATTATGGTGAACGGCTTATCTGCACTGTTCTTAGCCTTCACCGCAGGGACGATCACGCTGAAAAGCGATCAAATTCGCCGGCAGATGGTACATTCAGGGGAGCAGCCGGAAGCGCGTTCGACGCTATCTGGCATTATCCATCTTGCGGTATTGGCTACGTCATTCTCAATCCTGGTGTCGTTGGCCATCGGTTACATCTCACTGGCTCGTTTCCTGGCGTTCGAACTGGTGTGGATTGGCATGGTGTTCTCCTGCCTGTATTTGTTCTCAACGTTTATTACTGATATCTGCGAAAGCCTTTTCTCTCCCAACAATGCCAGCGGCAAGCGAATGAAAAATTCGCTTAATTTAGACGATCGGCATCTGGCTCAAGCCACATTGCTTCTGTCGGCTGGCGGTAAAGTTTTTTTAATTTTGATGGCGGCCGTTGCTTTACTAAACGGCACATTTGGCACGACTACACCTCTGGAGTTGGTGCAAAAAGCTGTTGAAATCTGGGGTGGTAAAGGACTGGAAACCTTGAGCATCGTGCCTGCTCATCTGGTTAATGCCGTGCTCTTTCTGGTCGTTGGGGTTTATGTTTTACGCTCCTCAAAACGCTGGTTGGAAGACGAGTTTCTTCCTAAAACGACGTTGGAACGTGGAATCCGTGCATCGCTGGTGACGTTGTTCAGCAACATCGGCTATATCCTGATTATCCTGCTGACCTTAGCGACATTGGGGATTCAATGGAACAAGCTGGCGTGGATTGTCAGTGCGCTGTCGGTGGGCATCGGTTTTGGCTTACAGGAGATAGTGAAAAACTTTATCTCTGGCCTGATTCTATTGACGGAGCGTCCGGTGAAAGTCGGGGATTCAGTGAGCATCAGCGGGGTTGAAGGTGATATCCGTCGGATTAATGTGCGTGCGACGGAAATTCAACTAGGCGACCGTTCGACGGTAATCGTGCCGAATTCTCAATTCATTTCACAGAATGTGCGCAATATTACCATGGGTAACCCGTTTGGGGTTGCGACGCTGGCGCTGACGTTCCCGTTGGATATCGACCCCGAAGAAGTCCGAACCCTGTTGCTGGATGCTTATATCAACCACGATGCGATTTTGGAATCACCAGCACCGTCAGTGAAGTTCAGTCAGTTGAACCCAACGGGTATGGTGTTGAGTGTGACGGGCTATGTCAGTAGCCCGAGAATGGTATCGGAAGCGAAAAGCGACCTGTTGTTTGAGATCATCAAACGGTTACGGGCATCAAATATTCCGTTGGCCGTGCCACAGAAGATGGTATTGGAAAACTCGGGGTTAGCGCTGCCTGATAGCATTTCGGGTGAGGATAAATAA
- a CDS encoding tyrosine-type recombinase/integrase, with amino-acid sequence MPLNARQIETAKPQDKEYKLTDGAGLYLLIKPNGAKYWRLKYRVTGKEKKLSIGVYPDISLAEARLKREEARKIVASGGDPSEQKQVERQAKKISIDNTFKAIALEWHEYKRPNWSKGYAEDLMEAFENDIFPDIGKRPVAEVKPLEMLTTLRKLEKRGVLDKLRKIRQACNQVFRYAIVTGRAENNPASELASALPPPKATHYPHLQPDELPDFLRALSTYSGSKVTQLATRILMLTGVRTIELRQAEWKEFDFEKGLWEVPKERMKMRRPHLVPLSAQVIDALQQLQAVTGRYNLVFPGRNDITKPMSEASINQVLKRIGYHGKATGHGFRHTMSTILHEQGYNTAWIELQLAHVDKNTIRGTYNHAQYLEQRREMLQWYGDFIDGLEHEDVKKVVVLGKRK; translated from the coding sequence ATGCCACTTAATGCTCGACAGATAGAAACCGCCAAGCCACAAGATAAAGAATACAAACTCACTGACGGCGCAGGCCTTTATCTTCTGATAAAGCCGAATGGAGCCAAATACTGGCGTTTGAAATACCGCGTTACAGGGAAAGAGAAAAAATTATCTATCGGTGTTTATCCTGATATCTCGCTGGCAGAGGCTCGCCTAAAACGCGAAGAAGCTCGCAAAATCGTCGCTTCTGGTGGCGATCCTAGTGAACAAAAGCAGGTCGAAAGACAGGCTAAGAAAATCAGCATTGATAACACCTTCAAAGCTATCGCTCTCGAATGGCATGAATATAAGCGCCCTAACTGGTCGAAGGGCTACGCTGAAGACCTGATGGAAGCGTTTGAGAATGATATCTTCCCTGATATTGGTAAACGCCCTGTCGCTGAGGTTAAGCCGCTGGAAATGCTAACAACGCTGCGCAAACTGGAAAAACGCGGCGTACTCGACAAATTGCGTAAAATTCGCCAAGCCTGCAATCAGGTGTTCCGTTATGCGATTGTTACTGGCCGGGCGGAAAACAACCCAGCATCAGAACTGGCAAGCGCCCTTCCCCCACCAAAAGCCACGCACTACCCTCACCTGCAGCCTGATGAACTGCCAGATTTTCTACGCGCTCTATCAACTTATTCGGGTAGCAAGGTCACACAACTGGCTACACGTATCCTGATGCTTACCGGCGTTCGCACCATCGAATTACGGCAAGCAGAATGGAAGGAGTTTGATTTTGAAAAAGGGCTCTGGGAAGTACCGAAAGAACGCATGAAAATGCGCCGCCCTCACCTCGTTCCCCTCTCTGCTCAAGTGATTGATGCGCTGCAACAGCTCCAGGCCGTTACCGGGCGCTACAATCTGGTTTTCCCTGGACGTAACGACATCACCAAACCGATGAGTGAAGCCAGTATTAATCAGGTACTGAAACGAATTGGTTATCACGGTAAAGCGACAGGACACGGCTTTCGCCACACGATGAGTACCATACTGCACGAACAAGGCTATAACACTGCCTGGATCGAATTGCAGCTTGCTCATGTGGATAAGAACACCATTCGTGGAACGTATAACCATGCGCAGTATTTAGAACAACGGAGGGAAATGTTGCAGTGGTATGGGGATTTTATTGATGGGCTGGAGCATGAGGATGTGAAGAAGGTTGTGGTGTTAGGTAAGCGAAAGTAG
- a CDS encoding GNAT family N-acetyltransferase: MSISEKHEWRKDKYLVSTDREKLDVQAIHSYLTRSTWAKGIPLDIVCTSIENSLSFGVFHNETQIGLARLITDYATFAYLCDVYVLEEYQGEGLGRWVMECIHSHPVFEQLRRIMLFTTSAPWLYEKFGYEPVNRENYAWTITRPDIYTNGKKPD, encoded by the coding sequence ATGAGCATTTCAGAGAAACATGAATGGCGTAAGGATAAATACCTGGTAAGTACAGACAGAGAAAAACTGGATGTGCAGGCTATCCATAGCTATCTGACGAGATCCACCTGGGCTAAAGGTATTCCTCTGGACATTGTCTGTACCTCAATAGAAAACAGTCTTAGCTTTGGTGTTTTTCATAATGAAACCCAGATAGGCTTGGCTCGTTTGATAACGGATTATGCTACATTCGCCTACCTTTGCGATGTTTATGTCCTTGAAGAATATCAAGGAGAGGGACTTGGAAGATGGGTTATGGAATGCATACATAGTCATCCTGTGTTTGAGCAGCTTCGCAGGATCATGTTGTTCACAACATCAGCGCCCTGGCTTTATGAAAAGTTTGGCTATGAGCCCGTAAATCGGGAAAACTATGCATGGACCATTACCCGGCCTGATATTTATACCAATGGAAAAAAGCCTGATTGA
- a CDS encoding NUDIX hydrolase, producing the protein MGAINIAAAIITDSKGRCLLVRKRGTHYFMQPGGKPEAGERPEAALVRELKEELNFIVSLDELVSVGSFTDIAANEPGHIVCADIFRISTDRTYFEPAAEIEEVIWFEPSQHNHIKLAPLTENHLIPLLIGA; encoded by the coding sequence ATAGGTGCAATTAACATTGCAGCGGCGATTATCACCGATAGTAAAGGACGTTGCCTGTTAGTGAGGAAACGTGGCACTCACTACTTTATGCAGCCAGGAGGAAAACCTGAAGCTGGAGAGCGACCAGAAGCGGCTTTGGTGCGTGAGCTTAAAGAGGAGCTTAATTTCATTGTTTCACTTGATGAGCTTGTATCGGTCGGTAGTTTTACGGATATCGCTGCTAATGAGCCTGGGCATATTGTATGTGCAGACATCTTTCGCATATCGACAGATAGAACTTATTTTGAACCCGCCGCAGAAATTGAGGAAGTGATCTGGTTTGAGCCGAGCCAGCATAATCATATTAAACTCGCCCCTTTGACTGAAAATCATCTGATTCCTCTGCTGATCGGGGCTTAG
- a CDS encoding ATP-binding protein: MKTGIRYQLFILTSKVALSTLILLSGVYGIYISIFADGYDEYSWIPATHDRVLMLISGLLSSVVALGFAWSFARKVIIPLNAVAESARMIAEGRLSARATHSAREIREAALLVDDFNAMASKLEVMSSEMKKWNAAIAHELRTPVAVLQGRIQGILDGVFEKDDRQFLLLLNQTEGLSRLIDDLRVLSLSDSGQLYLYRETVQMDQLIVTSVELFRDELERKGLTPVIEADQLTGFVDKIRISQVLSALLSNAIKYTIPGKILITCHLVKGDIRITVEDEGPGIPPQDIAAIFDAFYRADNVRSARTDGSGLGLAVVNAIARAHGGQVSCRDSALGGSCIEFVLPAEIN; the protein is encoded by the coding sequence GTGAAAACCGGCATTCGTTATCAGCTCTTCATCCTGACGTCTAAAGTGGCGCTTAGTACGCTCATCCTGCTGTCTGGGGTTTACGGGATTTATATCAGCATTTTTGCTGACGGGTACGATGAATATAGCTGGATACCCGCTACCCATGATCGGGTTCTGATGTTGATTTCTGGTTTGTTATCTTCCGTGGTCGCGTTGGGTTTTGCCTGGTCTTTTGCGCGAAAAGTCATTATTCCATTGAATGCCGTGGCTGAAAGCGCCCGCATGATTGCGGAAGGCCGGCTTAGCGCAAGAGCAACACATAGTGCTCGGGAAATCCGTGAGGCGGCATTACTGGTTGATGATTTCAATGCGATGGCCAGTAAACTGGAAGTGATGTCCAGTGAAATGAAGAAATGGAATGCCGCCATCGCTCACGAATTGAGGACACCCGTTGCCGTTTTACAAGGCAGGATCCAGGGCATTCTGGATGGCGTATTTGAGAAAGACGATCGGCAATTTTTGCTGTTACTCAACCAGACTGAAGGTTTATCGAGGCTTATCGATGATTTAAGGGTGTTAAGCCTTTCCGATAGCGGCCAGCTCTACCTTTATCGTGAAACCGTGCAGATGGATCAGTTGATCGTCACCAGTGTTGAACTCTTTCGTGATGAACTTGAGAGGAAAGGCCTGACACCGGTTATCGAGGCGGATCAACTCACTGGTTTTGTGGACAAAATTCGTATCAGTCAGGTTTTATCCGCGCTGCTGAGTAATGCCATTAAATACACTATTCCCGGTAAAATTCTCATTACCTGCCATTTGGTGAAGGGCGACATTCGTATAACGGTGGAAGATGAAGGGCCGGGAATTCCGCCACAGGATATTGCGGCAATATTCGACGCTTTTTATCGCGCTGATAATGTGCGCTCTGCGAGAACAGATGGCTCAGGGCTTGGGCTGGCTGTAGTGAATGCTATCGCAAGGGCGCATGGCGGTCAGGTAAGTTGCAGAGACAGTGCCTTGGGGGGAAGTTGTATTGAGTTCGTGCTTCCCGCTGAAATTAACTGA
- a CDS encoding response regulator, which produces MKNIKILLAEDENEIAEILTAYLVKEGFTVVRAKDGLEAISLFFAESPSFVILDIRMPHVDGWQVLSEIRRDNDVPIMMLTALDADIDKIQALRTGADDYLVKPFNPAEVIARIHVILRRMSFHRTDKNPLSFSTRHIDLNVNHHTVVIKNTHTDIGSQLTSTEFKILLHLIRYPKRVFSRQEILEYCLPEGEASERTVDSHISKLRKKIEQAGLSSVPESIRGFGYRLGD; this is translated from the coding sequence ATGAAAAACATCAAAATCCTGTTGGCAGAAGATGAAAACGAAATTGCAGAAATTCTAACCGCTTATCTGGTGAAAGAAGGTTTTACTGTGGTGAGAGCGAAGGATGGCCTTGAAGCGATTTCACTTTTTTTTGCCGAATCTCCCTCGTTTGTGATCCTGGATATTCGAATGCCGCATGTGGATGGCTGGCAGGTACTGAGTGAAATCAGGCGGGATAATGATGTGCCGATCATGATGCTAACCGCGCTGGATGCGGATATCGATAAGATTCAGGCTTTGCGGACAGGAGCCGACGATTACCTCGTTAAACCCTTCAACCCTGCTGAGGTAATCGCAAGGATTCACGTCATTTTAAGGCGCATGTCTTTTCACCGCACCGATAAAAACCCACTCTCGTTCAGTACGCGTCATATCGATCTGAACGTCAATCATCACACGGTCGTGATTAAAAATACCCATACCGATATTGGCAGCCAGCTCACGTCGACAGAGTTCAAAATTCTGCTCCATCTTATTCGCTATCCCAAAAGGGTATTTTCACGTCAGGAGATCCTGGAATATTGCCTGCCGGAGGGCGAAGCCAGTGAGCGAACGGTGGACAGCCATATCAGCAAGTTGAGGAAGAAAATTGAACAAGCGGGGTTATCATCTGTACCTGAGAGCATTCGTGGCTTTGGCTATCGGCTTGGAGACTAA
- a CDS encoding efflux RND transporter periplasmic adaptor subunit has product MMLNRTTKISVLSLFWLLSACDSDSETATQTEEMPAIVNVETLAAEPVSREQTFPGRVAAFRIAQIRPQVSGIVTEMKFNPGSELTPGQALFQIDPAPFKADVNSAAAALQKAQASYRQLQAKASRLAKIKHSGAVSDQDYEEALSTAEQAKASISEARAILERKQLDLSYSTVKSPIGGRVDQNFITEGALVSASDSQALATVQQIDKVYVDVRQPAAQMNALRTAAGTGVSGENAASAAIISADGTPYSNKAQILFTGVSVDAGTGDVVMRLLVNNPDRTLLPGMYVQAKISRLLDKDGLMVPREAVVREGNKTHVWLNDEGKAKSVEVELGEAVGAKFSITNGLKAGDQLVVKGMGRLQEGMSLQLAQGTHP; this is encoded by the coding sequence ATGATGCTTAACAGAACGACGAAAATAAGTGTGTTATCCCTCTTCTGGCTTTTATCAGCCTGTGATTCAGATTCCGAAACCGCCACACAAACCGAAGAGATGCCGGCCATCGTGAACGTGGAGACACTGGCCGCAGAACCGGTGTCTCGTGAGCAAACTTTTCCGGGACGGGTGGCCGCTTTTCGTATCGCACAAATTCGACCTCAGGTGAGCGGTATTGTCACTGAAATGAAGTTTAACCCGGGAAGTGAATTAACACCGGGGCAGGCATTATTCCAGATCGATCCCGCACCGTTTAAAGCTGACGTAAACAGTGCGGCCGCCGCGTTGCAAAAAGCGCAGGCCAGTTACCGACAGCTGCAAGCTAAAGCCAGCCGCCTTGCGAAGATAAAGCATTCAGGTGCAGTCAGCGACCAGGATTACGAAGAAGCGCTTTCCACTGCTGAGCAGGCAAAAGCGTCTATCTCGGAGGCGCGTGCCATTCTCGAGCGCAAACAACTGGACCTCTCCTATTCAACGGTGAAATCCCCCATCGGTGGGCGGGTTGATCAAAACTTTATTACTGAAGGCGCGCTGGTCAGTGCCAGTGACAGTCAGGCTCTCGCAACGGTCCAGCAGATCGACAAAGTGTATGTTGATGTTCGACAACCTGCCGCGCAAATGAACGCACTGCGCACCGCCGCAGGCACAGGAGTCAGTGGTGAAAATGCAGCATCCGCCGCCATTATCTCCGCAGATGGGACACCCTATAGCAACAAAGCACAAATTCTGTTTACTGGCGTCAGCGTTGATGCGGGTACGGGGGACGTGGTGATGCGTCTGCTGGTTAATAACCCGGATAGAACGCTTTTGCCAGGTATGTATGTTCAGGCAAAAATCTCACGCCTGTTGGATAAGGACGGCCTGATGGTTCCGCGTGAAGCCGTGGTGCGCGAAGGCAATAAAACGCATGTCTGGCTCAACGATGAAGGTAAAGCGAAATCTGTCGAGGTTGAGCTGGGAGAAGCCGTTGGCGCTAAGTTCTCAATCACAAATGGCCTTAAGGCTGGTGACCAGTTAGTTGTCAAAGGCATGGGCAGGTTACAGGAGGGAATGTCTCTGCAACTGGCACAAGGTACACACCCGTAA